The region CGGGTAAGGAAGACTTTTGATAACATCTATCTTGGCTTTGTCAACTTCCAAGCCTTTTCGGGACACAATATGACCAAGAATCAATCCTTTGTCCACCATGAAATGGAATTTTTCATAGTTAAGCACAAGATCTGTGTCAATGCACCTTTGCAAAATTTTTGTTAGATTCctataacattcatcaaaggaGTTTCCATAGACTGTGAAGTCATCCATGAAAACTTTAATGATGTTTTCAACATATTCAAAAAAAATGCTCACCATGCATCTCTGAAATGTTGCAGGTGCATTGCATAGACCAAAAGGCATACGCCTATAGGCAAATGTGCCAAAGGGACAAGTGAAGGTGGTTTTCTCTTGGTCTTCCGGGGCTACTGGAATTTGATGAAAACCCGAGAAACCATCCAAGCAACAGTAATGAGATTTACCTGCTAATCTCTCTAGCATTTGGTCAATAAATGGcaagggaaaatggtcttttctCGTTGAGGCATTCAACTTTCTATAGTCAATACAAACcctccacccgttttgcacacgggtTGGCACCAAATCTCCCTCAGAATTCTTGACAACTGTGACCCCATCTTTTTTCGGGACTACCTGAACGGAGCTCACCCATTTACTATCAGAGATAGGGTAAATCATACCTGCATCCAAAAGTTTCATGATTTCTTTCTTTACCACCTCCATCATGGGTGGATTCAGTCTTCTCTGTGCCTCTCGAGTTGGTTTGAAGTCTTCCTCCATGAGAATCTTATGCATGCACAAGGAAGGGCTCAACCCTTTTATGTCAGCAATTGTCCACCTAATAGCTTTCTTATACTTTTTCAGCAAAGTCACCAACTCATCTTCTTCTGCAACGGACAGCTTGTTGGAGATAATGACAGGCAAAGTCTTCTCTTCCCCAAGGTATGCATACTTCAAATGATCTGGAAGAGTCTTCAATTCTAGCTTAGGTGCCTGCACAACGGAAGGAAGAAGTTTTGTGTTAGAAATGGGCAATTTCACGTTGCTATTATTATACctcattttcttcttttcttccatGCTCTCCACAATTTCCAGCAACTCTTCATCTAACTTGAAATTTTCTGCAATCTCTTTGACTGAATTGTTATCAAAATTCCTGCTCAAAACTAACTCCAACAAATCATGGTTAGTCAACTCAAAACACTTTTCAGTCAAAGGTTGGATTATATCAACAAAATTTATGCAATGAACATCACTTGGGTACCTTATTGCTTCATAGATATTCAAGTTGATGACCTCCCCATCGAATTCCATGGATAATGTACCATTGTAGACATCAATTTTTGTTCTTGCTGTTTTCAAGAATGGTCTACCTAAAAGTATGGAACTCGAGGATGGATGGTCATCATCTCCCATATCAAGCACATAAAAATCTGCAGGAAAGACAAGCTCATTAACTTGCACCAAAACATCCTCTaatacaccttttgggtgtactaTAGAACGATCTGCAAGTTGGATGATCACCCCTGTTTTTGTTAAAGTGCCTATGCCAATAGATTTATAAACAGAATATGGTAAAACATTAATTGAAGCTCCTAAATCTAGCATAGCACGGGGGACATACAAGTTTCCCAATTTGCAAGGAACGGTAAAAACACCTGGATCCTTGCACTTTAGGGGCATCCTTTTCTGCAAAACTGCAGACACATTTTCACTTACTTTCACTATCGCATTACCTCGCAGCTTCTTTTTAGATgtgcaaagttccttaaggaacttagcATATCTAGGTACCTGTTTGATCGCATCTAAGAGAGGGATGTTGACTTCAACTTTCCGGAACATTGCCATGATTTCACTATCTTCTCTCTCTTTTTTGTTGCTGCTCAATCTTGATGGAAAAGGTGGTGGTGTGATCTTTGCTTCTTTCTCTTCCGGCTTCTTTTTCTCCAccatttcttctttcttttcatcCTTCTTTGGTGGTTCTTTTATCACcaactcctcttcttcttcttcgggcatCTTCGGGCCGTCATATTTGTTTCCACTCCTCAAGCTAATTGCACAAGCATTGTGCTTTGGGTTCTTTTCAGTTTAAGGAGGTAGCTTTCCTTGATTCTCCATTTTGCTCACCAATTGAGCAAGTTGTGCCATTTATTGCTCAAGATTCTTGATGCTTTCCTTGGTCTTCTGCTGAAAACTTTGGGTGCTGGTGGCAAAGCTTTTGACTATGTCTTCTAAGGACATACTTGAGGATCCGACTTGTTGAGGAGGAGGTTGTAGTTGCCTCGGTTGGTAATTTTGTTGTGGGAATGGAGGCCTTGCTTGGTAATGGGGTGGTGGTCTTTGTTGATAGCCCATGCTTTGGTTGTTGTTCCACCCTTGATTGCCTCGGGGctgatcataagttctttgattaTGCCCGGAATAGCCTCCTATAACATTTGcttcttcatattcttcttcttgcaATTGAGGACACATATTAGTCGGGTGTCCTACTTGAGTGCAAATGCCACAGGGATGGGGTGTGGATTGCACACCTTTGTCCTTAGCAAGCATCATTACCACCTTAGTCAACTCGGATAGTTGAGCTTCAATTTTAGGAGTGTGCACCTCTTTTACACCTCGAGGTGCATCTGTGTACCGATCTTCATCTTGACTAGTATGCTTTGAATCCTCCGCCATGTTTTTTATGAGATCCCGAATCTCCGTTGGGGTCTTTTCAGTCAAAGATCCTCCACTTGAAGCATTAAGAAGTCTTCTTTCCCAAAGAGTCATGCCTTCAATGAAGTATTGAAGGATTTGATACTCACTAATACCATGCTTTGGGCAACGGGCACAAAGCTTTTTGAACCTCtcccaatatgtatgaaagacttcTCTCTTGTGTTGTTTGATCCCAATTATCTCTCTTCTTAAGGCTGAGGCTTTCATTTCTGGGAAGTATTTGTCTAAGAAGAGGCGTGCAAGATCTACCCATGTGTTGACCGTCCCCGGTGGAAGGTCATAAAGCCAATCTTTTGCTGAGTCTTGCACTGCGAAGGGGGATGCCCTAAGCTTGATTTGGTCTTCAGTgacattgtgtggtttcatgcCAACACACACAACATGGAACTCCATGAGGAACTTGTGGGGATCTTCATTTTCTAAGCCTCTAAAGGTTAGGAGTAAGTGAATGAGATCGGATTTCAATTCAAGGTTTGTGGCTGCCGGATAGGTGAtgcaaagaggttgttgagtaacCTCTTGCCTCGCCCATTGGCGAAGGGTTTGTTTGGGTGGTGGATTCCCTCCATGGTTGTCTCCCATGGTATGAGTAGTGGTTGAAGTTTCTGTGGGTGTAGTGTTTGGGCTGTAATGAGTAGGTGAAGAGGGTGGAGTGGTATTTCTGAATGAGGATGGTTGAGGTGAAGGTGATGAACTTTCTGTTTCGGATGCGGACACACTTGAGAGGGGAATATCTTCCCAAATGTTAATGACCGGGAGATTGGATGATGAAGAAGTACCGGAAACCGGTTACCTCTTATGAAGCTTGGCTTGCTTCCTTAACTTCTTTGCAGTCTTCTCTATCTCCGAGTCAATTGGCAGTGGTGTACCTGTACGAAaagatctaggcataaacaattagtaacaccatGTCCCTGGTAACGAcgccaatttgttaggcgtgtcagacccaacaaataataggggtatGATATACTCCAAAATACGATGCTTGAATGCACtaaaaaagtagtacaaggcaagcagggtcgaaccacagagacacgggacaaaagtctatacctctttgcgcaaggtactttggtcacaaaagggggggtttgtttgcaaaagtaaataactaaataacaatctactttaaaagcatgcacaaactgaaatagatttgtaaacaaattAATTGAAcggttctagttctagttctcaatgatgttgttcaacttgattatgacttgatgtaattcaagattgctattctatgttggtactgaaagatattaacacactctaatacctctcgcttgccaaattatctaaccaaaacacgctctttgattagacctagctttactaattcaacctaaacacgctcttagattgtattgaaaaactgcattaagttttgtacaagcttcccaacaatgttcatttcttctcatacgctcggaagtgtgaaaacatgtgatatatgttttacaataagaaaacttattgcttgttaccaattattaacttaatagaacgattaggtgccctaaacgttaattaactgcacaaaaaatcaattcatgaaagtggccaatcaaacacaaatcaaattcaaggattctagtttaaacaaaaacataatcactagaatagaatcacaaatcaaacatcaaatcatatgcttcaagtcaagcaatcaacatgttttgaacaagaactagaaactagggtttcttagccacacatggctaagaacaattcaaacaagaaaaatgatggaattgaaatgtttaatgcttacaaaaatgaaatcaaaatgtttgcaatgattaagtcttctcaaaagctccaagaattcTCCCAAAATTGCCCTAGATCGCCAGAAACTGCTCCCAAAACCGTTATGCCTTCAAATGACGTTCTTCtgctcttttaattaaagttcacgtgacttgccataaggccatgcgtttttggcatggccatgccttttgcccatgtgtttttggcatggccatttgtcttgaccatgtgtttttggcatggcccatgctttttgctaaaattcCAGAAAGTTTTCACTGTTGgctccatcttcatgttttctgccatggaatgaccggttcatcttctcttcatgttccaaagctctatgctccaagcatccaagcatccatgcatccaagcttcacgttccatgctccataatgcctgcaaaataaatcaaaaatagtgaaatactaggcattcttaatgaaatatgcaattaccctaataatcaactaaatgcaagaattatgaagtggaatgctataaaaagacggaaataaacatgcaaaataggtgcataaaatgcacctatcagacatacaatacgagaaagctaactatactcctactcgctttgacatatatacatgattcatcctcgcttcgtagaaaaccaaactctttgacgttctcgtcgaagcaaagattccatctgcgagacgcttgcttaagttcatggatggacttctcaagcttgcacactctattgggatgcttcgcattgacaaaaccctctggatgagacatgtaaacatcctcaaccaacttcccattaaggaaagcggttttgacatccatctgccatatttcataattatgaaatgcggcaatggccaacatcaccctaatagattttatattggcaaccggtgagaaggtttcatcatagtcaacttc is a window of Lactuca sativa cultivar Salinas chromosome 1, Lsat_Salinas_v11, whole genome shotgun sequence DNA encoding:
- the LOC111911584 gene encoding uncharacterized protein LOC111911584 — encoded protein: MGDNHGGNPPPKQTLRQWARQEVTQQPLCITYPAATNLELKSDLIHLLLTFRGLENEDPHKFLMEFHVVCVGMKPHNVTEDQIKLRASPFAVQDSAKDWLYDLPPGTVNTWVDLARLFLDKYFPEMKASALRREIIGIKQHKREVFHTYWERFKKLCARCPKHGISEYQILQYFIEGMTLWERRLLNASSGGSLTEKTPTEIRDLIKNMAEDSKHTSQDEDRYTDAPRGVKEVHTPKIEAQLSELTKVVMMLAKDKGVQSTPHPCGICTQVGHPTNMCPQLQEEEYEEANVIGGYSGHNQRTYDQPRGNQGWNNNQSMGYQQRPPPHYQARPPFPQQNYQPRQLQPPPQQVGSSSMSLEDIVKSFATSTQSFQQKTKESIKNLEQ